The Pseudanabaena sp. PCC 6802 genomic interval TAGTCTGACCGGGGGTAAAACTCACGGTGCCTGCGGGAAAAGCCGTCCCGAAATCTGTCGCATTGGCGGGATTAATACCGCTACCCGTCACCGCCCAGTTGACGCTGTTACTACCAGCGGTATTGCTGGAGCGGGAGATAGTGAATGTGAAAGCCTTGGTACCGGTATTACCCTCAGTTTGGCTAGCATTTGTGGGCGCGATTGAGAATGAAGGAGCCTCATCGTCAGCAAGCGTGGCGGTTACCTGTTGCGTGCCACTTTCTGTTCCATTTGTGACATTTGTGATATCAACAATCGCCGTCCTATTACCTCTAAATACCGTGTCATTGATGCCAGTGAGTGATATCGCACCTGAAGTGTTACCAGCCGCGATCGCAATCGTGCTGGCGGATGGATTGTAGTCGGTGCCATTGATGGCAGTGCCGGTAAACCCGAGATCTACCGTAACATCCTGTGTGGAGGGATTGGAGAGTGTGGCTGTCACTGTCGCTATGCCTCCATTCTCAGAAAATGGCGATCCGGTTAGACCGAGCGTGACAGTTGGCTGGGCATCGTTGTCAGCGATCGTGACGGTAGCGGTTTCGGTACCAGCCGCGCCAAGGTCGTAGGTGGCAGTATCGACGAGTGTGAGGATAGCAGTTTCGCTACCTTCAAAAATGGCGTCGTCAACAGGCGCGATTGTAACATCAGTGAAACTGGAACCAATAGGAATCGTAGCTGTACCCGCGAGCGTGGGGGTGTAGTCGGTGCCATTGGTAGCAGAACCCGCAATCGTATAGGTGACATCCAACGGAGTGGTGGTGTCGCCCGTGCGGCTAATCCTGAACGTGCCAGGGTCGCTGCCTGCCTCGGCGGCGTTAGGGTCGGTGGCAGCGATCGTAACAACAGGCAGAGTCGTAGTATTGAGCAGCACCGACACATTGTTGGCATCACGGTTCGACACGGCTAAATCGGGGCGGCGATCGCCGTTGAAGTCCCCCACCGCCACGGAGACAGGACTAGCTCCCGTCGCGAAGGTGGTCTGGGCCGCGAAACCACCACTGCCCGTACCCAATAGCACCGATACAGTGTTGGAAGTAAGGTTCGACACGGCTAAATCAGGGCGGCTATCGCTATTGAAGTCCCCCACCACCACGGAATTAGAAAAACTTCCCGTTGCGAAGGTGGTCGGGGCAGAAAACCCGCCACTGCCATTCCCCAATAGCACTGATACAACACCGCTGAAGGTGAAGAGCGCCACCGCCAGATCGGGGCGGCTATCGCCATTGAAGTCCCCCACTGCCACGGAATTAGGGTTATTACCCGCCACGAAGGTAGTCGAGGCAGCGAACCCGCCACTGCCATTGCCTAGTAGCACTGATACAGTGTTGGAATTGTGGTTCGCCACCGCCAGATCGGGGCGGCTATCGCCATTGAAGTCCCCCACCGCCACGGAACTAGGAGCCCTGTCCCCCACCGCGAAGGTGGTCTGGGCAGAGAACCCGCCACTGCCATTCCCCAGTAGCACTGATACATTGTTGGAATTGAAGTTCGCCAGCGCCAGATCGGGACGGCTATCGCCATTGAAGTCCCCCACCGCCACGGAAAAAGGAAAACTTCCCGCCGCGAAGGTGGTCTGGGCAGAGAACCCGCCACTGCCATTCCCCAGTAGCACTGATACATTGTTGGACCTGCTGTTCGCCAGCGCCAGATCGGGGCGGCTATCGCCGTTGAAGTCCCCCACCGCCACGGAAAGAGGACTATTTCCCGTCGCAAACGTGGTCTGGGCAGAGAACCCGCCACTGCCATTCCCCAGTAGCACTGATACATTGTTGGAATTGAAGTTCGCCACCGCCAGATCGGGACGGCTATCGCCATTGAAGTCCCCCACCGCTACGGAATAAGGATTACTGCCCGCTGCGAAGGTAGTCTGGTTACTGAAGCTTACCAGCACTCCTGGATAGGTCTGACAGGTCTGTTCGCTAAAGGCAAGGGTTGCTAAAATTCTGCCATCTCGATCCGCTAGCTGCCAGTTGCCCCCCAGCGCAGCATTTCCCACCTTGCCCGTAGCAGCAGCTACCCTTGCCCCAGTTTGTGCGCTCAAATTGGCGATAAAATCTCGGTCTTGACCCACTTCACAGGCATAGAGCACAAGCTCGCTTACTCCCCAAGTTTGGAGTTGCTCCTGATACCGGGCAAAGTTACTTTGATTGAGAACTACATTGCCCAGATGTAATTGCCCATTGCCCTGATGATACGAACCATGACAAACCAGATGCAGGGTTTGGGCGGGTTTTACTGCCAAGATGCGGCTAATTTGAACGATGCCGTCTTCGCTGTCATTCAGCAGTACTACTTCAGTCCCAGGCAGCACTCCTGAAATTAGCACCTGAGGGTTTTCGACATCGGCGGCGATCGCCAGCATATTTGCTTTGGGGGAGGCAATCTGGTTTTGACGAGCAGCTTGGGGGATGTTCATAATTGAAACCTGGTTAATCTGGACAAAGGAATATCAAGCGCTATGTTTTCACAAATAACGATTGATACCAAATCCTGGGTTGTTAACCCTTTGATTTGAAAGCCTACACTTGCTAATTTCTATTGATGGCTCAAGTCTTTAGCGTTTAGATCCAAATGGGGGCAATCCGTGTGGATTTGGGATGAGGTTCATCATAAATGGGTTAGCGTGTTGCCCACATCTAATAAATGTCATTTCCAGACCGTTACAAATGTCATGACATGCCCATTACATTTATCACAATTAAAGACTCTTTGTGTCATCCTTACTTAATTGTGGAGGTGCTATCAGGCCTACTGTCTGTGCTGCTTACTTGACCGTCTACCGCTCCGACACTAACCTCAGTAGATGCCACCGCAGTCTTTTTATCTTGTCGGTGGTTCTGCGGTACCGTACTTTTAGTTTTTCACTGCTGTAATGGCTTGCAAAATCTCTCTCATAAATCTCAGCGCTCTGCAAATCTAACCTCTAACCAGCGATCTAAATCAGAGATATTCTCAAAATCCAGCAGTGCTTCACCCAAATCTTCTAGTTGTTCGAGTTCGAGATTATCGATCGCCTGGACATAGCGATCGCTCAGCTTGCCAAAACGTTTGGAGAACTGACGCAGTAATAATCTAGCTTCGCCTTCTTGCCTGCCTTCTTGCCTGCCTTCTTGCCTACCTTCTTGCCTGCCTTCTTGCTTAGCCTCTTGATATACCCGCGTTTGCCTGATATCGCTTAGTTGAAACATTGCCTCTATCTCCTGCCGACTTAACTTAGAAAACTTCGACACTAAAACTGTCTCCAGCAATTCTATGATACCTTGCCGAACTGCTGCATCGGTAATCTCAATCCTGGTGCGTTGCATTATTTCTGTGACTAGTTCTGAGGCACGTTTCTCCTGACTGACGATTAGTTCAATCAAATTAATTGCGATTGACCCTGGGGGCAACTCGTCAAGGTAGATGCGGACGATCCGACCACTGGCAATCAATTCTTGCTGATAACCAGACAATGTCTCGGGTTCCAGGTTGCGTTTAGCAAATATGGCGACAGCCTGCCAATCTTGAACTGGTTTGTATTGATTGAGGTAGATATTAATTTCGGCAATTAGCTCCCAATAGAATTCTGGCTTGTTTTGACTCTGAACTTCCACAAAATAAATGGGTTTCTCCACGCTGTCGGGCATAAAGATGCCATCGAAGCGAAATGCTTTTTCTTTAACCTCGACTGAGGTGAATTGATAGCCATTCGCATTCTCTAATGGTTGACCGAGCAGCTCAAACAGCAGGGAATGGAATGTGAGAAAGAGTTGGTAGAAGATCGTATCAGTTCGCATTGACTGATTTTAGCATGGGGCGATCGGGGGCATCCCAATTTTGCCCCCTCTGCCTCTGGCACCTCCTCTTGGCAAGGGAAGGATGGGTGGTTAGCGATCGCATTCCTCCAGGTTAGCGAAATCCAGGAGAACAAGACCGAATTCTTCGAGCTGTTCGACCGCAAGATTATTGATGCGTTCGGTAGTGCGATCGCTCGGTACGTCAAATCGTTTAGTCAAGAGATGGGCGACTCTGTTATGCTAATTTGTCGTGCGTGCAAACTTCCTTTTCCATGTGGACTGAAATTACCAAACATATATCCCAATCGACAGGTCGGCAATTTGGCAGCGATCGCGACTTCGATCGCCAATCGGTGAGTGGTGGCAGTATCAACCAGGCATATCTGATTCGAGATCGCTACCAGCAGTACTTTGTCAAAGTCAATACTGCGAGTAAAGTTGCCATGTTTGAAGCAGAAGCGATCGCGTTGCGGCAAATGTATACTACGCAGACGATCCGCGTGCCGCAACCGATCTGCTGGGGTGCAGCCGAGCGCTCCGCTTATATCGTCATGGAGTGGCTGGAACTGGGTGGTGCGGGCAACTGGGAATTAATGGGGCAAAATCTGGCGGCGCTGCATCGCATTACCAGTCCGGATGGGTTTGGCTGGCAGCAAGCCAACACGATCGGCTCCACGCCCCAAATTAATACGTGGACGAGAAATTGGGTCGAATTCCTCACCCAGCACCGTTTGGGTTATCAACTCCAGCTAGCCCGAAAACGGGGATTTAACTCCAGCGTGCCCGATCGGGATTTATTTGATGCCATACCGCATCTGTTTCAGGACTATCAGCCCCTACCATCTATGGTGCACGGCGATTTGTGGGGCGGCAATGCAGCTTTTAGCCGCGATCGCGAACCCGTCATTTTCGATCCGGCTTTATATTTCGGCGATCGCGAAGTCGATATTGCCATGACCGAGCTATTTGGTGGATTTCCCGCCCAATTTTACCAAGCCTACGATCGGGCTTTCCCTTTAGATTCTGGATACAAACGGCGCAAAACCGTCTACAATCTTTACCACATTCTCAACCATTTCAACTTATTTGGCGGTGGCTACGGCCATCAAGCCAACCGCGCGATCGAGCAGATATGCACATATTCGTTCTAGGAGAAAGGATCTTTGGTTTCACAAGCACCGCAACCCAACCAACCATCACCAATCGTCACCGATGCCAAAATTTTAGGTCAGACCGCTACTTACAGGGTAAAACATCTGACCAGCGTGGCAGGGGAGCTGATTATCCCATGCATTCCCAGCTTTCTGGACTACTACGTCCAGCAGATCTCCGGGCTGTTCGTAGCGCTAGGCCAAACTTTTTCCGCCGATGAATTGGCCGATCTCAGAACGGCGATCGCCAAAAAATTAGAGGAGGGATTTAATGCCTCCCCCGATTCTAAACTGGCCTTTCGATATGAATTAGCTAATCTCGAATTAGGTCTAAATGGGGGATTACAGCTCAGCGTCAACCTCCGCACGCCAACCACAGAAGAGACATATGAAGAATGGACGAAAACGCGGGAGGGGCCTTTATTTGGCAGTCATCCCGATGCCAAAGTGATGGCGGTTATCAAAGAATTAGGCGATCCTGCCAATGCCCCTATTCTCGATGTGGGTGCGGGCACCGGTCGCAATGCCATACCCCTGGCGAAGCTGGGCTTTCCCGTGGATGCCCTGGAGTTAGCGCCAGCATTTGCCACGCGCCTGAGTAACATGGCGGTCGCGGGCGACCTATCCATTAACACAATTACAGGCAACGTCATCGATCCCAACATCCCACTGAAGTCATCGCATTACAAGCTCGCGATCGCGTCGGAAATAGTTTCTCATTTCCGCAACTTAGAACAGGTGCGTCAGTTCCTCGTCCGCATGTGCGATGCGATTCAACCTGGTGGATTGCTGTTATTCAGCTCTTTCCTGGGATTGCCGGGTTATGAACCAACCACGTCCGTGCGCGAACTATCTCAAGTTCAATGGTCTTTCATCATCACGCCTAAAGAGATGCTAGGGGTGATGGCTGGTCTACCACTACAGGTACTTTCTAACGAGTCGGTTTTCCTCTACGAACAGGAACATCTACCAGCAGAAGCATGGCCGCCAACCAAATGGTTCCAAAATTGGGCTATAGGGAAGGATGTATTCCTCGCCGATCGAGAAGCACCAATTTCCCTACGTTGGGTTCTCTGTCGCCGCACGTAGGGATAGGAGAATTTCAAACTCCTTTAAAGCCAACTTCCATATCCATCGCGATCGCCACGGGCATGCGTGTAGCGGCGCGATCGCTCATGCGCGATATGCCAATTTGCCCCAGTACGATGCCGAGCAAAATTAAACTGCCGCCAATGTATTGAGCCATATTCGGCACCTCACCTAAAATAAAATAAGCGCCCAATATGCCTGCGATGGGGTTAAACGAGTTAGCGAGCGAAACCTCCGACGCTGTGGATTTCCTTAATCCCATAAACCATGCCAACTGACCCCCAACAACGATAACAGCACTGTAAACCAGCATCCATTGCCAGAGGAATGGAGAGAAGACATCCATGAAATGTTCCACTCCGTAGAGTTTGAGGACTACACAAAAGAAAACTAAAGTTCCAACTAACATTCTAAAAACGCTGAAAATACCTAATGGAATGCGACTGAGCTGCACTTTGCTGATAATTGCCGATACAGCTAGAGCTAGAGCCGCGATCGCGATCGCGAGTTCGCCTTTACCCAAACTAAAACCTACTTGTTGGAGTAAAACGGTAAGGGCTGCTCCCATAAACGCGGCGATCGCGCCAGCTACAACCCAGATGTTAACTTTAGCGCGAAGCAACCAGACGGACAGGGCAAGCGCGATCGGTGGTTCGATCCGCCCGATCAACACCACATTATTCACTGCAGTCAGCTCTAAACCTGAGAAAATCAAGGCAGGTGCTAAAGCCCCGCCCAGAAGCGCCACAATTGTTAATGCCATCCAGTCTTTCCAAGTTATGCGCTTTAACCGTTGGGCATTTAATTCGCGGTGATAAATTAAGATCAGAACTATTAGCGCGCACAGATTGCCGACGAACAAGCTATTGCAAAAAGAAATGGGATTTCTCCCTTCCACGAGATGTTGCGCGCCGAGGGTGTGGAGTTGGCGCGTTACGGCATTTGCCGCCCCAAAAATGAGCGTGGCGATTGCCAGATAAGCTCTGCTTGGGAATTGCATAATTAGAGTAATTAGTTTAGGCATAAGCCAGGAGAAGTGGAACGTTAGTTCTATTAAAGGCGATTACCATTAGCGATCGCTGAGAAGTAGATTTATCTTGCTTGCTGTTTTTTCTCAGCAAAAACTCAGATTTTAATTATGCGTATTTCATCATATATCTAACTACTACAGCTAAAGTTAAATATATAGCTATAGCCAATAGGTTTAGGATGGGGTGCAGGGGTTCCACCCCTGCGTGGGGGCACAGCCCCCACACCCCCTGTCCTAACAGATCTGTCTACGGCTATATTAGGAATAGAGAGAAACAGTAATCTATGCTTATCTAGCACCCTCACAGTTAAGAGTTGCGCAGACAGAACTCCCACTTTATTTTTCT includes:
- a CDS encoding FG-GAP-like repeat-containing protein, whose product is MNIPQAARQNQIASPKANMLAIAADVENPQVLISGVLPGTEVVLLNDSEDGIVQISRILAVKPAQTLHLVCHGSYHQGNGQLHLGNVVLNQSNFARYQEQLQTWGVSELVLYACEVGQDRDFIANLSAQTGARVAAATGKVGNAALGGNWQLADRDGRILATLAFSEQTCQTYPGVLVSFSNQTTFAAGSNPYSVAVGDFNGDSRPDLAVANFNSNNVSVLLGNGSGGFSAQTTFATGNSPLSVAVGDFNGDSRPDLALANSRSNNVSVLLGNGSGGFSAQTTFAAGSFPFSVAVGDFNGDSRPDLALANFNSNNVSVLLGNGSGGFSAQTTFAVGDRAPSSVAVGDFNGDSRPDLAVANHNSNTVSVLLGNGSGGFAASTTFVAGNNPNSVAVGDFNGDSRPDLAVALFTFSGVVSVLLGNGSGGFSAPTTFATGSFSNSVVVGDFNSDSRPDLAVSNLTSNTVSVLLGTGSGGFAAQTTFATGASPVSVAVGDFNGDRRPDLAVSNRDANNVSVLLNTTTLPVVTIAATDPNAAEAGSDPGTFRISRTGDTTTPLDVTYTIAGSATNGTDYTPTLAGTATIPIGSSFTDVTIAPVDDAIFEGSETAILTLVDTATYDLGAAGTETATVTIADNDAQPTVTLGLTGSPFSENGGIATVTATLSNPSTQDVTVDLGFTGTAINGTDYNPSASTIAIAAGNTSGAISLTGINDTVFRGNRTAIVDITNVTNGTESGTQQVTATLADDEAPSFSIAPTNASQTEGNTGTKAFTFTISRSSNTAGSNSVNWAVTGSGINPANATDFGTAFPAGTVSFTPGQTSKVVTVNVKGDAIAEPDEGFSVTLSNPTNNAVIATGSATGTILNDDTSLAIAADPTAVQAEGNSGGTAFTFTVTRSGNTTGSTNVNWAVTGGTTNPTNAADFVGNALPKGIVSFAAGETSKTVAVNVNGDTTFEPNENFDVTLSTPTGGATITNAKATGTIQNDDLVNLAIAPTNAIQTEGNTGNKPFTFTVTRSGDTTGTTSVKWAVAGSGGNPANVADFGTTLPSGTLNFTAGQTSQVITVNVKGDILLEADEGFTVTLSAPTPGTTLATASATGTILNDDTVPTFAIAATNANQTEGNSGNKAFAFTVTRTGDTTGVNNVSWTVSGISADSTDFGGTLASNILSFTAGQTSKVVTVNVSGDTVVEPNETFLVTLSNATNGAIIGTSSATGTIINDDIIVGSAGNDPLTGSAGNDTISGLAGSDTLSGLAGNDSIDGGAGNDFLTGGLGNDTLLGGTENDTLNGVDPTSGFGQGEIDRLTGGTGSDRFILADSTRTYYLGNGISDYALITDFGAGDLIQVHASEPLTIGGARPPGIASGTALYLGSDLVAVVQGNVPTALSFIAV
- a CDS encoding Rpn family recombination-promoting nuclease/putative transposase yields the protein MRTDTIFYQLFLTFHSLLFELLGQPLENANGYQFTSVEVKEKAFRFDGIFMPDSVEKPIYFVEVQSQNKPEFYWELIAEINIYLNQYKPVQDWQAVAIFAKRNLEPETLSGYQQELIASGRIVRIYLDELPPGSIAINLIELIVSQEKRASELVTEIMQRTRIEITDAAVRQGIIELLETVLVSKFSKLSRQEIEAMFQLSDIRQTRVYQEAKQEGRQEGRQEGRQEGRQEGEARLLLRQFSKRFGKLSDRYVQAIDNLELEQLEDLGEALLDFENISDLDRWLEVRFAER
- a CDS encoding DUF4351 domain-containing protein encodes the protein MTKRFDVPSDRTTERINNLAVEQLEEFGLVLLDFANLEECDR
- a CDS encoding fructosamine kinase family protein; protein product: MWTEITKHISQSTGRQFGSDRDFDRQSVSGGSINQAYLIRDRYQQYFVKVNTASKVAMFEAEAIALRQMYTTQTIRVPQPICWGAAERSAYIVMEWLELGGAGNWELMGQNLAALHRITSPDGFGWQQANTIGSTPQINTWTRNWVEFLTQHRLGYQLQLARKRGFNSSVPDRDLFDAIPHLFQDYQPLPSMVHGDLWGGNAAFSRDREPVIFDPALYFGDREVDIAMTELFGGFPAQFYQAYDRAFPLDSGYKRRKTVYNLYHILNHFNLFGGGYGHQANRAIEQICTYSF
- a CDS encoding class I SAM-dependent methyltransferase — translated: MVSQAPQPNQPSPIVTDAKILGQTATYRVKHLTSVAGELIIPCIPSFLDYYVQQISGLFVALGQTFSADELADLRTAIAKKLEEGFNASPDSKLAFRYELANLELGLNGGLQLSVNLRTPTTEETYEEWTKTREGPLFGSHPDAKVMAVIKELGDPANAPILDVGAGTGRNAIPLAKLGFPVDALELAPAFATRLSNMAVAGDLSINTITGNVIDPNIPLKSSHYKLAIASEIVSHFRNLEQVRQFLVRMCDAIQPGGLLLFSSFLGLPGYEPTTSVRELSQVQWSFIITPKEMLGVMAGLPLQVLSNESVFLYEQEHLPAEAWPPTKWFQNWAIGKDVFLADREAPISLRWVLCRRT
- a CDS encoding DMT family transporter — encoded protein: MQFPSRAYLAIATLIFGAANAVTRQLHTLGAQHLVEGRNPISFCNSLFVGNLCALIVLILIYHRELNAQRLKRITWKDWMALTIVALLGGALAPALIFSGLELTAVNNVVLIGRIEPPIALALSVWLLRAKVNIWVVAGAIAAFMGAALTVLLQQVGFSLGKGELAIAIAALALAVSAIISKVQLSRIPLGIFSVFRMLVGTLVFFCVVLKLYGVEHFMDVFSPFLWQWMLVYSAVIVVGGQLAWFMGLRKSTASEVSLANSFNPIAGILGAYFILGEVPNMAQYIGGSLILLGIVLGQIGISRMSDRAATRMPVAIAMDMEVGFKGV